A genomic segment from Peribacillus sp. ACCC06369 encodes:
- the ctaF gene encoding cytochrome c oxidase subunit IVB — protein MANEQSNSANPNVDLKYRRKKNAEEMKHQVITFTLMIFFTLLAFAAVGIEGFSHWFIKPVILLLAVIQVIFQLYYFMHMKHKGHGTIALFLFSGLAVGLITVLVFTTIVWL, from the coding sequence ATGGCGAATGAACAATCAAATTCAGCGAACCCGAATGTCGATTTAAAATATCGCCGCAAGAAGAATGCTGAAGAGATGAAACATCAAGTGATAACATTTACGCTTATGATTTTCTTTACATTGCTTGCTTTTGCTGCAGTAGGAATTGAAGGGTTTTCACATTGGTTCATTAAACCAGTCATTTTGCTACTGGCTGTTATACAAGTAATTTTCCAATTGTATTATTTTATGCATATGAAGCACAAAGGGCATGGTACCATTGCATTGTTTTTATTTTCTGGCCTTGCAGTCGGCTTAATAACTGTCCTTGTTTTCACAACGATCGTTTGGTTATAA
- the ctaG gene encoding cytochrome c oxidase assembly factor CtaG yields MSIDIFGFRALWSPYYFAALVLITLGYFWLVTKKREKFSGSSSLSVKQITYFLIAMILLYVVKGSPLDLLSHIMFSAHMFQMALLYLVIPPLFIIAIPDWLLRTFINSKGVKALFQFFTRPLVALLLFNVLFSLYHIPLVFDFIKTGMWIHAGYTVLLFSTAVLMWFPLVNRLPERESLSGVKKVAYIFGSGILMTPACALIIFANDPMYDTFTNAESWASAMELCVPASALSSLTLSGPEMFNGLPLLEDQQLGGVLMKVIQEIVLGYVLGVIFFAWFKKENGGQNDIDPIPSDFQTVE; encoded by the coding sequence TTGTCTATTGATATTTTCGGATTTCGCGCCTTATGGAGTCCTTATTATTTTGCCGCCCTCGTACTTATAACCCTTGGCTATTTTTGGCTGGTGACAAAAAAAAGGGAGAAGTTTTCGGGCAGTTCATCGCTTTCCGTTAAACAGATAACTTATTTTTTAATAGCCATGATCCTTCTTTATGTGGTAAAAGGATCGCCGCTGGATTTACTGAGCCATATCATGTTCAGTGCCCACATGTTTCAAATGGCATTGCTCTATCTTGTGATTCCGCCTTTATTCATCATTGCGATTCCAGATTGGCTTTTGAGAACGTTCATTAATTCAAAGGGAGTGAAGGCGTTATTTCAATTTTTCACGAGACCTCTTGTCGCCCTTTTACTATTTAATGTTCTTTTCTCGTTGTACCATATTCCGTTAGTGTTCGACTTTATCAAAACGGGGATGTGGATTCATGCCGGATACACGGTCCTTTTGTTTTCGACTGCAGTATTGATGTGGTTCCCACTTGTAAATCGACTGCCTGAACGTGAAAGTCTATCAGGTGTAAAAAAAGTAGCTTATATTTTCGGCAGTGGCATTTTAATGACTCCAGCTTGTGCTTTAATCATTTTTGCTAATGATCCGATGTATGATACGTTTACCAATGCGGAATCTTGGGCAAGTGCCATGGAACTTTGCGTTCCGGCTTCAGCACTGTCGAGTTTAACTCTCAGTGGTCCAGAAATGTTCAATGGGCTGCCATTGCTGGAAGATCAACAGCTTGGTGGGGTTTTGATGAAGGTGATTCAAGAAATCGTATTAGGCTATGTATTAGGTGTCATTTTCTTTGCTTGGTTCAAAAAGGAGAATGGCGGGCAAAATGATATCGACCCGATACCTTCGGATTTTCAGACTGTAGAATAG
- a CDS encoding cytochrome (ubi)quinol oxidase subunit III, translating to MQSDERFTDATWPASPEKATLEGKNKYLGFWLFLGGETVLFASLFATYLALKDKVPNGDAALAKDLFELPLTFVATMLLLTSSLTSVYAMYHMKNNHFKQMQAWLVITVALGFAFLGLEIYEFNHYVHEFHHTFTSSAFGSAFYTLVGFHGGHVAFGLVWIISLMVRNARRGLNLYNAPKFYVASLYWHFIDVVWVFIFTVVYLMGMVG from the coding sequence ATGCAATCAGATGAAAGATTCACGGATGCCACTTGGCCTGCTTCTCCCGAGAAAGCGACTTTAGAAGGTAAAAATAAGTATTTGGGATTCTGGTTGTTTCTTGGTGGAGAGACGGTATTATTCGCCTCACTATTTGCAACATACCTTGCATTGAAGGATAAGGTTCCAAATGGTGATGCAGCCCTGGCAAAAGATTTATTCGAATTACCACTTACTTTTGTAGCAACCATGCTGTTATTGACCAGTTCATTGACTAGTGTGTATGCAATGTATCATATGAAAAATAACCACTTTAAACAAATGCAGGCTTGGCTTGTGATTACGGTGGCACTTGGTTTTGCTTTTCTAGGTCTCGAGATTTATGAATTTAATCACTATGTTCATGAATTCCACCATACATTTACGAGTAGTGCCTTCGGCTCCGCATTTTATACCTTAGTTGGTTTTCACGGAGGGCACGTTGCTTTCGGTTTGGTTTGGATCATATCGCTTATGGTTCGTAATGCAAGAAGGGGCTTGAATTTATATAACGCTCCTAAATTTTATGTCGCGAGTCTTTATTGGCATTTCATTGACGTAGTCTGGGTGTTTATCTTTACAGTCGTATACTTAATGGGAATGGTGGGATAA
- a CDS encoding DUF420 domain-containing protein has product MSLPILPTISTAFIVLSAITVAIGWYQIKQRKIETHKKTMMVAAVFAVIFFTIYLSRTVFIGSTSFGGPDDIKIYYTIFLIFHITLATTGAVLGIIMLTTGFKGKFAIHKKIGPATSIIWFFTGITGVAVYILLYVIYHGGETTSLIKAILGF; this is encoded by the coding sequence ATGTCTTTACCAATCCTTCCAACAATAAGTACTGCCTTCATTGTATTAAGTGCCATCACTGTTGCAATAGGCTGGTATCAAATTAAACAACGCAAAATCGAGACCCATAAAAAAACCATGATGGTAGCTGCGGTTTTTGCGGTAATCTTTTTCACTATATATCTTTCTCGGACGGTCTTCATTGGGAGTACGTCATTTGGCGGACCCGATGACATTAAAATTTATTATACGATTTTTTTGATCTTCCATATAACACTTGCCACAACTGGTGCGGTTTTGGGGATCATCATGCTTACCACTGGGTTTAAAGGCAAATTCGCCATTCATAAAAAAATCGGCCCTGCGACAAGCATCATTTGGTTTTTTACTGGGATAACTGGAGTAGCCGTTTACATCCTGCTTTATGTCATTTATCATGGCGGCGAGACAACATCTTTAATAAAGGCGATCCTAGGATTTTAA
- a CDS encoding YugN family protein: protein MKFESFGIENITADLNRLDDLMPQYGLIRAEQWDYERVSYDRKFEVKEGTFYLRILGYATEGDVGAHRAVIKLMVPLLGKHYYPHGVEYGEGEDFPASLVKQCEKILAQIKEELSEFNGL from the coding sequence GTGAAATTTGAAAGCTTTGGAATTGAAAACATCACAGCCGACTTAAACCGATTAGATGACCTAATGCCGCAATATGGTTTAATACGTGCAGAACAATGGGATTACGAAAGAGTCAGTTATGATCGTAAGTTCGAAGTAAAAGAAGGCACGTTTTACCTGCGAATACTAGGCTATGCTACAGAAGGCGATGTAGGCGCTCACAGGGCCGTCATCAAACTAATGGTTCCCCTATTAGGAAAACACTATTATCCACACGGAGTTGAATATGGCGAAGGGGAGGACTTCCCTGCATCACTTGTTAAACAATGTGAAAAAATCCTCGCTCAGATCAAAGAAGAGCTTTCAGAATTCAACGGTCTATAA